A region of Ferruginibacter albus DNA encodes the following proteins:
- the mgtE gene encoding magnesium transporter, which yields MSLELEDISIQQQFEKVIATGDKLQLQEFLDEQNITDVVELVYENEDHEGNIMNCLSTHRAASVFKILELTYQKRIIKELSPHKTAELLNELPPDDRTAFLSELPSNVVRELVKTLDPEERKVTLSLLGYPENSVGRLMTPDYVYVYENDSVNDVLDTIRRFAKNSETIDVIYVINEKGELLDDIRIRDFILASPDKKVSELMDERYISLYAEDDQEVANEAFKMNNRVALPVVSQSNKLLGIVTIDDVLWVTNEEFSEDIQKIGGTEVLDQPYLEMPIFKLVKKRASWLIILFLSEMLTATAMQYFSKEIEAAAVLALFIPLIMSSGGNSGSQASTLIIQAMALGELTITDWWRVMRREIISGLLLGLTLGSIGFLRIFLWQHMHIYDYGIYWKSVATVIFFSLTGIVLWGSLMGSMLPIILKKLKLDPATSSAPFVATLVDVTGIIIYFSVAYIFLKGYLL from the coding sequence ATGTCTTTAGAACTGGAAGATATATCTATTCAACAACAGTTTGAAAAAGTAATAGCCACCGGCGATAAATTGCAGTTGCAGGAATTCCTCGACGAGCAAAATATTACCGATGTAGTAGAACTGGTATATGAAAATGAAGATCATGAAGGCAACATCATGAACTGCCTCTCTACACACAGAGCTGCAAGTGTTTTTAAGATCCTGGAACTTACCTATCAAAAAAGAATTATTAAGGAATTATCTCCTCACAAAACAGCCGAGCTTTTAAACGAACTTCCTCCCGATGACAGAACTGCTTTTTTAAGTGAGCTGCCGAGCAATGTGGTACGGGAACTGGTGAAAACACTGGATCCGGAAGAAAGAAAAGTTACCTTGTCACTTTTAGGCTATCCTGAAAACAGCGTTGGGCGCTTAATGACACCGGACTATGTGTATGTTTATGAAAATGATAGTGTAAACGATGTATTAGACACAATTCGCCGCTTTGCTAAAAACAGTGAAACTATTGATGTTATTTATGTGATTAACGAAAAGGGAGAACTGTTGGATGATATTCGGATAAGAGATTTTATTTTGGCTAGTCCCGATAAAAAAGTAAGCGAATTGATGGACGAACGCTATATTTCTTTATATGCCGAAGACGATCAGGAAGTAGCAAATGAAGCGTTCAAAATGAATAACCGTGTGGCATTGCCGGTGGTAAGCCAAAGTAATAAGCTGTTAGGTATTGTAACGATAGATGACGTTTTGTGGGTAACCAACGAAGAATTTAGTGAAGACATTCAAAAGATCGGCGGTACGGAAGTATTGGACCAACCCTACCTGGAAATGCCCATTTTTAAACTGGTGAAAAAACGTGCCAGCTGGCTTATTATCTTATTTTTAAGTGAAATGCTAACAGCTACGGCTATGCAATATTTCAGCAAAGAGATCGAAGCTGCTGCAGTATTAGCATTATTTATTCCTTTAATTATGAGTAGTGGTGGTAACAGTGGTTCACAAGCTTCTACGCTTATTATTCAAGCCATGGCTTTGGGCGAATTAACTATTACCGACTGGTGGCGGGTAATGCGCAGAGAAATCATATCAGGCCTATTATTGGGATTAACCTTAGGCAGCATTGGTTTTCTCCGTATTTTTTTATGGCAGCATATGCACATTTATGACTATGGAATTTATTGGAAATCGGTAGCTACTGTAATTTTCTTCTCACTCACAGGCATTGTGTTGTGGGGTAGTCTTATGGGATCTATGCTCCCTATTATATTAAAAAAATTAAAATTAGATCCTGCTACTTCTTCAGCGCCATTTGTTGCTACCTTAGTGGATGTAACAGGCATTATTATTTATTTTTCAGTTGCCTATATCTTTTTAAAAGGATACTTATTGTAA